Below is a genomic region from Microbacterium sp. LWO12-1.2.
TGGGCTTCATCGGCATCGTGACCGGCGACATGGCAGCATCGCTGGCGTTCTATCGGGCACTGGGAGTGCCCATCGACGCGGGCCAGGACGACGCACCTCATGTCGATGCGAAGCTCGACGACGGCGTGAACCTCGCGTGGGACACCATCGAGACGATCAGGGGGTTCGACCCGAGCTACGTCCCCGCAAGCGGCGGGCACCGCATCGCGCTGGCGTTCGACAAGGGCACTCCGGCCGAGGTCGACTCCGCATTCGCCGCGCTGGTCGCGGCGGGCTACCCCGCGCACGTCGAGCCGTGGGATGCGCACTGGGGCCAGCGCTACGCGACGCTGCTCGACCCCGATGGCAACTCCGTCGACCTCTACGCGGAGCTGGACGCGAACTGACCAGGGGTCGCGCCGACCAGCCGCCGGAACTCTCGCGAGAGATGCGGCTGGTCAGCGAAGCCGGCATGGGCGGCCGCCTCGCTGAGAGGCACGCCGCGTCGGAGCAGGTTCTGTGCACGGCGCGCTCGCTCGATGCGCACGAGCGTCGCGTAGCCGTAGCCGAAAGTCGCGAGCATCGTTCGGCGGAACGTGCGCTCGGAATCGCCGAACTCCGATGCGACCAACGTCGCGGGCGCTGCGGCGATGGCGCGGGAATGCACCGCGGTCGCCCACTCGCTCGAGCCCGACGCCGGCGCCACGGTCGACGTGATCTCGCCGATCCCCGACGCCCCTTCCCGGTATCGCATCATCGCCTGGCGCAGATGCCTCCAGGGCTCGCCATGCACGATCGCGTCGAGCGGAAGCAACTGATCGGCGATCTCGGAGAGCTCAGTGCGCAGCATCCGTCCGGCCCGTCCAGGAGCGAGCCGCAGCCCCACGCTGCCGCTCTCGCCGTCGCTCTCGGTGGCGATCCATCGGGTCGACGGCCCTGCCACGAACACCCGGTCGTCTCGGAGGATCAGGTCGACACACCCGTCGGCGGGGATCACCGCGCCGTCACTGCCGAGCGACCGCCACAGGGCAGCCCCGTCGGGAAGCGGCGTCTCGGAGTACATCCCACCATCCTCTCGCGCCCGATGCGTCTCGACGCCGACGCCGATGCCGACGGATCGCGGAGATCATGACGGATCACGGACAGATTCGTGCGGCTTCTTCCGCGATCCGTCATTCTCTCCGTGATCCGTCGCCCGGATGACGGCCGGGATGACGGCCGGGATGACGGGCCGGATGACGGCCGGGATGACGGCCCGGGATGACGGCCGGGATGACGGAGAGTGCCGGTCAGACCGGCAGGATGCGCCCGGTGATGACGCCCTCGACGGCGCGCACGTAGGCCGTGCCGACCTCTTCGTCGGTGACCGGGCGGTGTCCGGGGAATGAGGCGTGGTAGCCGGGGGAGTTCTCGAGCACGTCGGGCGAGACCGCATTGATGCGGATGCTGCGCGGCGCCTCGGCGGCGGCCGTGATCACGAACGACTCCAGCGCACCGTTCGCCATCGCGGCGGCGGCTCCGGTGGCGATGGGCTCGCGGGCCAGCACTCCGCTGGTCACCGTGATCGATCCGCCGTCGTTGAGGTGCGTGAGCGCCTGCCGCACGACCTCGATCTGCGCGAGCGTCTTTCCGGTGAACCCGGCGAGGTAGTCGTCGCGGTCGAGCTCGGCGAGCGGCTTGAAGGGCACGGAACCCACGGCCACCACGACGGCATCCACATCCGTCACGCGCGTGAACAGCTCCGTGATCGACGCCGGATCGGTGACGTCGACGGAGGTCTCTCCGCTGCGTGATGCCCACACGACCTCGTGGCCTCGGGATTCGAGCGTTGTCGCCACGACGTTGCCGATGCTGCCGGTCGCTCCGATGACGAGTGCCTTCATGGGGTGTCCTCTCCGTCTGCCGCGGCATCCGCTTCGGACGCCCCTTCGAGTCTTTCACCCCGGGCGACGGGTCGGGTCGGCGGGGTGTCAGCGGGCGCTGAACTCCTGCGCCACGACCCGCGCGGCAGCGCCCTGCAGCACCGCGTCGTCGAGTGCGCTGCGGCGCACCGCGGGACCGAGCGACGGATGCGAGGCCGCCTGCACGGCGGCGGCGGTCGCAGCGATGAGGTCGTCTCCCACGATCGAGGCGGGTCCGCTCAGCACGATGGTCGGCAGGTCGACGGCGGCTGCGATGACCGACAGTGAGGTCCCCAGGCGGGAACCGGCGGCTGCGAGCACCGCAGCCTGATCGGCGGTCACCGCTGCACCGAGTCGCCGTGACAGGGCGGGAACGGATGCCCAGGCGTGCACGCAGCCGATGCGTCCGCAGGGGCAGGTGTCTCCGGGGTCACCGCCGGCGACGACGTGCGCGAGTTCTCTGGCCCCGGTCGATCGCTCGACGGGGGCGCCGTCGTCGTCGAAGGCGCGGATGGCTGTGCCGATGCGCGCGCCCAGGCGCACCAGGAGGAAGTCGGAGTCGCCGTCGCCGAAGCGCAGCTCGGCATCCGCTGCGAGGTCGGCGTCGTCGAACAGGTGCACGGGGGCGTCGATCGTCTGGGCGAGGAGTGCGCTCAGGCCCAGGAGCGCGGAGGAGCCGCTCGGCGCGCCGATCCCGACTCCGAGCGGGGGGTGGGAGGCGAGTCGGGAGAGCTCGCCGATCAGCGCTGCCGCCGCCGCGACCTGGTAGCCATCGTTCGGGCGCACGAGGCGGTGCGCGAGGCGTCCGTCCGGAGTGGCGAGGGCGCCGGCGATATGGTCCGGCGCGCTCAGGTCGAGCGCGATCACCTGAACGGCGCGCTGGTCGAACTCGAGCATCACCGCGGGCTTGCCCGGCCGCGCATCCTGGCTCTGGCCGCTCTCGCGCAGTACGCCGTCGTCGAGCAGATCTTTGACGAGCTCGGAGATCGTCGGCCGTGCCAGTCCTGTCAGCCGTGCGAGGTCGGCGCGGCTGACGACCGAGTGCTGCATGAGGGTGCGCAGCACCAGACCGCGATTGCGATGGCGGATGCCCTGGGCGTGGGTGTTCACGCTCGGGGTGCGCGGCGTCGTGCCCGGTGTCTTCAGGGGTGTCGCAGGAGGAAGGAGGGTGCTCATGCGGGAGTGTCCGTTCGTGCATGACTGCGCGCGGTAGCGACCAGGACCGTGGCGGCCGGGCGTCCTAAGATCTGGGAGTAGTGCACGATGCTCCTTCGCAGGCGGCGGACACTGTGGCAGAGTCAGCCTCCGTCACTAAGTTTAGTAAATAAACTAACTGTGCC
It encodes:
- a CDS encoding VOC family protein; this encodes MTLKLGFIGIVTGDMAASLAFYRALGVPIDAGQDDAPHVDAKLDDGVNLAWDTIETIRGFDPSYVPASGGHRIALAFDKGTPAEVDSAFAALVAAGYPAHVEPWDAHWGQRYATLLDPDGNSVDLYAELDAN
- a CDS encoding helix-turn-helix transcriptional regulator, which translates into the protein MYSETPLPDGAALWRSLGSDGAVIPADGCVDLILRDDRVFVAGPSTRWIATESDGESGSVGLRLAPGRAGRMLRTELSEIADQLLPLDAIVHGEPWRHLRQAMMRYREGASGIGEITSTVAPASGSSEWATAVHSRAIAAAPATLVASEFGDSERTFRRTMLATFGYGYATLVRIERARRAQNLLRRGVPLSEAAAHAGFADQPHLSREFRRLVGATPGQFASSSA
- a CDS encoding short chain dehydrogenase, whose amino-acid sequence is MKALVIGATGSIGNVVATTLESRGHEVVWASRSGETSVDVTDPASITELFTRVTDVDAVVVAVGSVPFKPLAELDRDDYLAGFTGKTLAQIEVVRQALTHLNDGGSITVTSGVLAREPIATGAAAAMANGALESFVITAAAEAPRSIRINAVSPDVLENSPGYHASFPGHRPVTDEEVGTAYVRAVEGVITGRILPV
- a CDS encoding ROK family transcriptional regulator encodes the protein MSTLLPPATPLKTPGTTPRTPSVNTHAQGIRHRNRGLVLRTLMQHSVVSRADLARLTGLARPTISELVKDLLDDGVLRESGQSQDARPGKPAVMLEFDQRAVQVIALDLSAPDHIAGALATPDGRLAHRLVRPNDGYQVAAAAALIGELSRLASHPPLGVGIGAPSGSSALLGLSALLAQTIDAPVHLFDDADLAADAELRFGDGDSDFLLVRLGARIGTAIRAFDDDGAPVERSTGARELAHVVAGGDPGDTCPCGRIGCVHAWASVPALSRRLGAAVTADQAAVLAAAGSRLGTSLSVIAAAVDLPTIVLSGPASIVGDDLIAATAAAVQAASHPSLGPAVRRSALDDAVLQGAAARVVAQEFSAR